A stretch of Phoenix dactylifera cultivar Barhee BC4 chromosome 16, palm_55x_up_171113_PBpolish2nd_filt_p, whole genome shotgun sequence DNA encodes these proteins:
- the LOC120104035 gene encoding uncharacterized protein LOC120104035 isoform X7 — MAGSVMPSLGRIRLTDLIASEGLPSDSYKISVSTLTQSLAQYSAAIIQLPPADGALLRSGLESARLFFHQRPYPPADMVHSNDSREWCKTSGYYADPQLWQETYDYRPGLTPSEPDAGMEIPPAGLPDIFAVLGKAARDILDAISFSLNLRSFSFAEVLDNIPLRTREISSSVLSVCCHSRPSFQGAHHHNLTAQEDGQLVMFPDQENQVDKSLITLVKSDRAGLHIKDFQGRWILVDADLGPQDAIVYPGLALYQATAGYVTPAQPRTETGNLQGNMFGRCSLVFKLMARSMASLSCSEMRAAGHGVEAQFQIPIPVDDFMQRPHSTDQLFTKHNFPSYTLQAAQDASLKPLMKRRKNYARCKPLPPSKRLRLEAQRVLKERVQEIADKKGIKLRFCNLKECEGHIQSLDSPCGNIRMEIGWPPGVPFVHPHDLPNKAKLGFLEAYEPGWTASQQDMEYYLLIQSHEKYIIMF; from the exons ATGGCAGGATCTGTTATGCCATCCCTCGGTCGTATAAGGCTCACTGATCTCATAGCCTCGGAGGGGCTTCCATCGGATTCTTACAAGATTTCTGTTTCGACCCTCACGCAATCCCTTGCTCAGTATTCAGCCGCAATCATTCAGTTGCCGCCTGCTGATGGTGCTCTTTTGAGGTCTGGTCTTGAATCGGCTCGTCTCTTTTTCCATCAGCGTCCGTACCCTCCTGCCGATATGGTTCATTCGAATGACTCCCGTGAGTGGTGCAAGACCTCCGGTTATTATGCAGATCCTCAGCTGTGGCAAGAAACATATGACTATAGGCCTGGTCTTACTCCGTCAGAGCCCGATGCTGGAATGGAGATTCCTCCTGCCGGTTTGCCTGACATATTTGCAGTGCTTGGCAAAGCTGCACGAGATATCTTGGATGCTATCAGCTTTTCTCTGAATTTACGTAGCTTTTCATTTGCTGAAGTGCTTGATAATATACCTTTAAGAACTAGGGAAATCTCTTCATCAGTTCTTTCAGTGTGCTGTCACTCGAGACCATCTTTCCAAGGAGCACATCACCATAATCTGACAGCACAGGAAGATGGGCAGTTGGTTATGTTCCCAGACCAAGAGAATCAGGTTGATAAGAGTTTGATTACTCTCGTCAAGTCAGATAGGGCAGGGTTGCATATAAAGGACTTCCAAGGGCGTTGGATACTGGTGGATGCGGATCTTGGCCCCCAAGATGCAATTGTCTACCCTGGACTTGCACTTTACCAGGCGACTGCTGGTTATGTCACCCCAGCCCAGCCCAGGACAGAGACAGGCAATTTGCAAGGTAACATGTTTGGTCGATGTTCTCTGGTGTTTAAGCTCATGGCGAGGTCCATGGCGAGTCTGAGCTGTTCAGAGATGAGAGCAGCTGGCCATGGCGTTGAAGCTCAGTTCCAGATTCCCATACCAGTGGATGATTTTATGCAGAGGCCACACTCTACTGATCAACTCTTCACTAAGCACAACTTCCCTAGTTATACGCTTCAAGCAGCCCAAGATG CATCTTTGAAACctctgatgaagaggaggaagaactatGCTAGATGCAAGCCGCTGCCCCCGTCGAAGAGACTTCGTCTCGAAGCGCAGAGAGTCCTGAAGGAGAGGGTTCAGGAAATTGCAGACAAGAAGGGCATCAAGCTGAGATTCTGTAATCTCAAGGAATGTGAGGGCCACATACAGTCGCTGGACAGCCCATGTGGGAATATAAGAATGGAGATAGGATGGCCACCTGGGGTTCCCTTTGTTCATCCTCATGACCTTCCCAACAAGGCAAAACTTGGCTTTCTCGAAGCTTACGAGCCTGGTTGGACGGCCTCTCAGCAAGATATGGA GTACTATCTTCTGATTCAATCTCATGAAAAGTACATAATAATGTTTTAG
- the LOC120104035 gene encoding uncharacterized protein LOC120104035 isoform X5 gives MAGSVMPSLGRIRLTDLIASEGLPSDSYKISVSTLTQSLAQYSAAIIQLPPADGALLRSGLESARLFFHQRPYPPADMVHSNDSREWCKTSGYYADPQLWQETYDYRPGLTPSEPDAGMEIPPAGLPDIFAVLGKAARDILDAISFSLNLRSFSFAEVLDNIPLRTREISSSVLSVCCHSRPSFQGAHHHNLTAQEDGQLVMFPDQENQVDKSLITLVKSDRAGLHIKDFQGRWILVDADLGPQDAIVYPGLALYQATAGYVTPAQPRTETGNLQGNMFGRCSLVFKLMARSMASLSCSEMRAAGHGVEAQFQIPIPVDDFMQRPHSTDQLFTKHNFPSYTLQAAQDASLKPLMKRRKNYARCKPLPPSKRLRLEAQRVLKERVQEIADKKGIKLRFCNLKECEGHIQSLDSPCGNIRMEIGWPPGVPFVHPHDLPNKAKLGFLEAYEPGWTASQQDMELSLIEPGQASQQNQSP, from the exons ATGGCAGGATCTGTTATGCCATCCCTCGGTCGTATAAGGCTCACTGATCTCATAGCCTCGGAGGGGCTTCCATCGGATTCTTACAAGATTTCTGTTTCGACCCTCACGCAATCCCTTGCTCAGTATTCAGCCGCAATCATTCAGTTGCCGCCTGCTGATGGTGCTCTTTTGAGGTCTGGTCTTGAATCGGCTCGTCTCTTTTTCCATCAGCGTCCGTACCCTCCTGCCGATATGGTTCATTCGAATGACTCCCGTGAGTGGTGCAAGACCTCCGGTTATTATGCAGATCCTCAGCTGTGGCAAGAAACATATGACTATAGGCCTGGTCTTACTCCGTCAGAGCCCGATGCTGGAATGGAGATTCCTCCTGCCGGTTTGCCTGACATATTTGCAGTGCTTGGCAAAGCTGCACGAGATATCTTGGATGCTATCAGCTTTTCTCTGAATTTACGTAGCTTTTCATTTGCTGAAGTGCTTGATAATATACCTTTAAGAACTAGGGAAATCTCTTCATCAGTTCTTTCAGTGTGCTGTCACTCGAGACCATCTTTCCAAGGAGCACATCACCATAATCTGACAGCACAGGAAGATGGGCAGTTGGTTATGTTCCCAGACCAAGAGAATCAGGTTGATAAGAGTTTGATTACTCTCGTCAAGTCAGATAGGGCAGGGTTGCATATAAAGGACTTCCAAGGGCGTTGGATACTGGTGGATGCGGATCTTGGCCCCCAAGATGCAATTGTCTACCCTGGACTTGCACTTTACCAGGCGACTGCTGGTTATGTCACCCCAGCCCAGCCCAGGACAGAGACAGGCAATTTGCAAGGTAACATGTTTGGTCGATGTTCTCTGGTGTTTAAGCTCATGGCGAGGTCCATGGCGAGTCTGAGCTGTTCAGAGATGAGAGCAGCTGGCCATGGCGTTGAAGCTCAGTTCCAGATTCCCATACCAGTGGATGATTTTATGCAGAGGCCACACTCTACTGATCAACTCTTCACTAAGCACAACTTCCCTAGTTATACGCTTCAAGCAGCCCAAGATG CATCTTTGAAACctctgatgaagaggaggaagaactatGCTAGATGCAAGCCGCTGCCCCCGTCGAAGAGACTTCGTCTCGAAGCGCAGAGAGTCCTGAAGGAGAGGGTTCAGGAAATTGCAGACAAGAAGGGCATCAAGCTGAGATTCTGTAATCTCAAGGAATGTGAGGGCCACATACAGTCGCTGGACAGCCCATGTGGGAATATAAGAATGGAGATAGGATGGCCACCTGGGGTTCCCTTTGTTCATCCTCATGACCTTCCCAACAAGGCAAAACTTGGCTTTCTCGAAGCTTACGAGCCTGGTTGGACGGCCTCTCAGCAAGATATGGAGTTAAGTCTTATCGAACCTGGACAGGCCAGTCAACA GAATCAATCTCCATAA
- the LOC120104035 gene encoding uncharacterized protein LOC120104035 isoform X3, whose protein sequence is MPSLGRIRLTDLIASEGLPSDSYKISVSTLTQSLAQYSAAIIQLPPADGALLRSGLESARLFFHQRPYPPADMVHSNDSREWCKTSGYYADPQLWQETYDYRPGLTPSEPDAGMEIPPAGLPDIFAVLGKAARDILDAISFSLNLRSFSFAEVLDNIPLRTREISSSVLSVCCHSRPSFQGAHHHNLTAQEDGQLVMFPDQENQVDKSLITLVKSDRAGLHIKDFQGRWILVDADLGPQDAIVYPGLALYQATAGYVTPAQPRTETGNLQGNMFGRCSLVFKLMARSMASLSCSEMRAAGHGVEAQFQIPIPVDDFMQRPHSTDQLFTKHNFPSYTLQAAQDASLKPLMKRRKNYARCKPLPPSKRLRLEAQRVLKERVQEIADKKGIKLRFCNLKECEGHIQSLDSPCGNIRMEIGWPPGVPFVHPHDLPNKAKLGFLEAYEPGWTASQQDMELSLIEPGQASQQYYLLIQSHEKYIIMF, encoded by the exons ATGCCATCCCTCGGTCGTATAAGGCTCACTGATCTCATAGCCTCGGAGGGGCTTCCATCGGATTCTTACAAGATTTCTGTTTCGACCCTCACGCAATCCCTTGCTCAGTATTCAGCCGCAATCATTCAGTTGCCGCCTGCTGATGGTGCTCTTTTGAGGTCTGGTCTTGAATCGGCTCGTCTCTTTTTCCATCAGCGTCCGTACCCTCCTGCCGATATGGTTCATTCGAATGACTCCCGTGAGTGGTGCAAGACCTCCGGTTATTATGCAGATCCTCAGCTGTGGCAAGAAACATATGACTATAGGCCTGGTCTTACTCCGTCAGAGCCCGATGCTGGAATGGAGATTCCTCCTGCCGGTTTGCCTGACATATTTGCAGTGCTTGGCAAAGCTGCACGAGATATCTTGGATGCTATCAGCTTTTCTCTGAATTTACGTAGCTTTTCATTTGCTGAAGTGCTTGATAATATACCTTTAAGAACTAGGGAAATCTCTTCATCAGTTCTTTCAGTGTGCTGTCACTCGAGACCATCTTTCCAAGGAGCACATCACCATAATCTGACAGCACAGGAAGATGGGCAGTTGGTTATGTTCCCAGACCAAGAGAATCAGGTTGATAAGAGTTTGATTACTCTCGTCAAGTCAGATAGGGCAGGGTTGCATATAAAGGACTTCCAAGGGCGTTGGATACTGGTGGATGCGGATCTTGGCCCCCAAGATGCAATTGTCTACCCTGGACTTGCACTTTACCAGGCGACTGCTGGTTATGTCACCCCAGCCCAGCCCAGGACAGAGACAGGCAATTTGCAAGGTAACATGTTTGGTCGATGTTCTCTGGTGTTTAAGCTCATGGCGAGGTCCATGGCGAGTCTGAGCTGTTCAGAGATGAGAGCAGCTGGCCATGGCGTTGAAGCTCAGTTCCAGATTCCCATACCAGTGGATGATTTTATGCAGAGGCCACACTCTACTGATCAACTCTTCACTAAGCACAACTTCCCTAGTTATACGCTTCAAGCAGCCCAAGATG CATCTTTGAAACctctgatgaagaggaggaagaactatGCTAGATGCAAGCCGCTGCCCCCGTCGAAGAGACTTCGTCTCGAAGCGCAGAGAGTCCTGAAGGAGAGGGTTCAGGAAATTGCAGACAAGAAGGGCATCAAGCTGAGATTCTGTAATCTCAAGGAATGTGAGGGCCACATACAGTCGCTGGACAGCCCATGTGGGAATATAAGAATGGAGATAGGATGGCCACCTGGGGTTCCCTTTGTTCATCCTCATGACCTTCCCAACAAGGCAAAACTTGGCTTTCTCGAAGCTTACGAGCCTGGTTGGACGGCCTCTCAGCAAGATATGGAGTTAAGTCTTATCGAACCTGGACAGGCCAGTCAACA GTACTATCTTCTGATTCAATCTCATGAAAAGTACATAATAATGTTTTAG
- the LOC120104035 gene encoding uncharacterized protein LOC120104035 isoform X6, translated as MAGSVMPSLGRIRLTDLIASEGLPSDSYKISVSTLTQSLAQYSAAIIQLPPADGALLRSGLESARLFFHQRPYPPADMVHSNDSREWCKTSGYYADPQLWQETYDYRPGLTPSEPDAGMEIPPAGLPDIFAVLGKAARDILDAISFSLNLRSFSFAEVLDNIPLRTREISSSVLSVCCHSRPSFQGAHHHNLTAQEDGQLVMFPDQENQVDKSLITLVKSDRAGLHIKDFQGRWILVDADLGPQDAIVYPGLALYQATAGYVTPAQPRTETGNLQGNMFGRCSLVFKLMARSMASLSCSEMRAAGHGVEAQFQIPIPVDDFMQRPHSTDQLFTKHNFPSYTLQAAQDASLKPLMKRRKNYARCKPLPPSKRLRLEAQRVLKERVQEIADKKGIKLRFCNLKECEGHIQSLDSPCGNIRMEIGWPPGVPFVHPHDLPNKAKLGFLEAYEPGWTASQQDMEESISITFDIWPSSVSL; from the exons ATGGCAGGATCTGTTATGCCATCCCTCGGTCGTATAAGGCTCACTGATCTCATAGCCTCGGAGGGGCTTCCATCGGATTCTTACAAGATTTCTGTTTCGACCCTCACGCAATCCCTTGCTCAGTATTCAGCCGCAATCATTCAGTTGCCGCCTGCTGATGGTGCTCTTTTGAGGTCTGGTCTTGAATCGGCTCGTCTCTTTTTCCATCAGCGTCCGTACCCTCCTGCCGATATGGTTCATTCGAATGACTCCCGTGAGTGGTGCAAGACCTCCGGTTATTATGCAGATCCTCAGCTGTGGCAAGAAACATATGACTATAGGCCTGGTCTTACTCCGTCAGAGCCCGATGCTGGAATGGAGATTCCTCCTGCCGGTTTGCCTGACATATTTGCAGTGCTTGGCAAAGCTGCACGAGATATCTTGGATGCTATCAGCTTTTCTCTGAATTTACGTAGCTTTTCATTTGCTGAAGTGCTTGATAATATACCTTTAAGAACTAGGGAAATCTCTTCATCAGTTCTTTCAGTGTGCTGTCACTCGAGACCATCTTTCCAAGGAGCACATCACCATAATCTGACAGCACAGGAAGATGGGCAGTTGGTTATGTTCCCAGACCAAGAGAATCAGGTTGATAAGAGTTTGATTACTCTCGTCAAGTCAGATAGGGCAGGGTTGCATATAAAGGACTTCCAAGGGCGTTGGATACTGGTGGATGCGGATCTTGGCCCCCAAGATGCAATTGTCTACCCTGGACTTGCACTTTACCAGGCGACTGCTGGTTATGTCACCCCAGCCCAGCCCAGGACAGAGACAGGCAATTTGCAAGGTAACATGTTTGGTCGATGTTCTCTGGTGTTTAAGCTCATGGCGAGGTCCATGGCGAGTCTGAGCTGTTCAGAGATGAGAGCAGCTGGCCATGGCGTTGAAGCTCAGTTCCAGATTCCCATACCAGTGGATGATTTTATGCAGAGGCCACACTCTACTGATCAACTCTTCACTAAGCACAACTTCCCTAGTTATACGCTTCAAGCAGCCCAAGATG CATCTTTGAAACctctgatgaagaggaggaagaactatGCTAGATGCAAGCCGCTGCCCCCGTCGAAGAGACTTCGTCTCGAAGCGCAGAGAGTCCTGAAGGAGAGGGTTCAGGAAATTGCAGACAAGAAGGGCATCAAGCTGAGATTCTGTAATCTCAAGGAATGTGAGGGCCACATACAGTCGCTGGACAGCCCATGTGGGAATATAAGAATGGAGATAGGATGGCCACCTGGGGTTCCCTTTGTTCATCCTCATGACCTTCCCAACAAGGCAAAACTTGGCTTTCTCGAAGCTTACGAGCCTGGTTGGACGGCCTCTCAGCAAGATATGGAG GAATCAATCTCCATAACTTTTGATATTTGGCCATCCTCTGTCAGCTTGTGA
- the LOC120104035 gene encoding uncharacterized protein LOC120104035 isoform X1 — translation MAGSVMPSLGRIRLTDLIASEGLPSDSYKISVSTLTQSLAQYSAAIIQLPPADGALLRSGLESARLFFHQRPYPPADMVHSNDSREWCKTSGYYADPQLWQETYDYRPGLTPSEPDAGMEIPPAGLPDIFAVLGKAARDILDAISFSLNLRSFSFAEVLDNIPLRTREISSSVLSVCCHSRPSFQGAHHHNLTAQEDGQLVMFPDQENQVDKSLITLVKSDRAGLHIKDFQGRWILVDADLGPQDAIVYPGLALYQATAGYVTPAQPRTETGNLQGNMFGRCSLVFKLMARSMASLSCSEMRAAGHGVEAQFQIPIPVDDFMQRPHSTDQLFTKHNFPSYTLQAAQDASLKPLMKRRKNYARCKPLPPSKRLRLEAQRVLKERVQEIADKKGIKLRFCNLKECEGHIQSLDSPCGNIRMEIGWPPGVPFVHPHDLPNKAKLGFLEAYEPGWTASQQDMELSLIEPGQASQQYYLLIQSHEKYIIMF, via the exons ATGGCAGGATCTGTTATGCCATCCCTCGGTCGTATAAGGCTCACTGATCTCATAGCCTCGGAGGGGCTTCCATCGGATTCTTACAAGATTTCTGTTTCGACCCTCACGCAATCCCTTGCTCAGTATTCAGCCGCAATCATTCAGTTGCCGCCTGCTGATGGTGCTCTTTTGAGGTCTGGTCTTGAATCGGCTCGTCTCTTTTTCCATCAGCGTCCGTACCCTCCTGCCGATATGGTTCATTCGAATGACTCCCGTGAGTGGTGCAAGACCTCCGGTTATTATGCAGATCCTCAGCTGTGGCAAGAAACATATGACTATAGGCCTGGTCTTACTCCGTCAGAGCCCGATGCTGGAATGGAGATTCCTCCTGCCGGTTTGCCTGACATATTTGCAGTGCTTGGCAAAGCTGCACGAGATATCTTGGATGCTATCAGCTTTTCTCTGAATTTACGTAGCTTTTCATTTGCTGAAGTGCTTGATAATATACCTTTAAGAACTAGGGAAATCTCTTCATCAGTTCTTTCAGTGTGCTGTCACTCGAGACCATCTTTCCAAGGAGCACATCACCATAATCTGACAGCACAGGAAGATGGGCAGTTGGTTATGTTCCCAGACCAAGAGAATCAGGTTGATAAGAGTTTGATTACTCTCGTCAAGTCAGATAGGGCAGGGTTGCATATAAAGGACTTCCAAGGGCGTTGGATACTGGTGGATGCGGATCTTGGCCCCCAAGATGCAATTGTCTACCCTGGACTTGCACTTTACCAGGCGACTGCTGGTTATGTCACCCCAGCCCAGCCCAGGACAGAGACAGGCAATTTGCAAGGTAACATGTTTGGTCGATGTTCTCTGGTGTTTAAGCTCATGGCGAGGTCCATGGCGAGTCTGAGCTGTTCAGAGATGAGAGCAGCTGGCCATGGCGTTGAAGCTCAGTTCCAGATTCCCATACCAGTGGATGATTTTATGCAGAGGCCACACTCTACTGATCAACTCTTCACTAAGCACAACTTCCCTAGTTATACGCTTCAAGCAGCCCAAGATG CATCTTTGAAACctctgatgaagaggaggaagaactatGCTAGATGCAAGCCGCTGCCCCCGTCGAAGAGACTTCGTCTCGAAGCGCAGAGAGTCCTGAAGGAGAGGGTTCAGGAAATTGCAGACAAGAAGGGCATCAAGCTGAGATTCTGTAATCTCAAGGAATGTGAGGGCCACATACAGTCGCTGGACAGCCCATGTGGGAATATAAGAATGGAGATAGGATGGCCACCTGGGGTTCCCTTTGTTCATCCTCATGACCTTCCCAACAAGGCAAAACTTGGCTTTCTCGAAGCTTACGAGCCTGGTTGGACGGCCTCTCAGCAAGATATGGAGTTAAGTCTTATCGAACCTGGACAGGCCAGTCAACA GTACTATCTTCTGATTCAATCTCATGAAAAGTACATAATAATGTTTTAG
- the LOC120104035 gene encoding uncharacterized protein LOC120104035 isoform X2, protein MAGSVMPSLGRIRLTDLIASEGLPSDSYKISVSTLTQSLAQYSAAIIQLPPADGALLRSGLESARLFFHQRPYPPADMVHSNDSREWCKTSGYYADPQLWQETYDYRPGLTPSEPDAGMEIPPAGLPDIFAVLGKAARDILDAISFSLNLRSFSFAEVLDNIPLRTREISSSVLSVCCHSRPSFQGAHHHNLTAQEDGQLVMFPDQENQVDKSLITLVKSDRAGLHIKDFQGRWILVDADLGPQDAIVYPGLALYQATAGYVTPAQPRTETGNLQGNMFGRCSLVFKLMARSMASLSCSEMRAAGHGVEAQFQIPIPVDDFMQRPHSTDQLFTKHNFPSYTLQAAQDASLKPLMKRRKNYARCKPLPPSKRLRLEAQRVLKERVQEIADKKGIKLRFCNLKECEGHIQSLDSPCGNIRMEIGWPPGVPFVHPHDLPNKAKLGFLEAYEPGWTASQQDMELSLIEPGQESISITFDIWPSSVSL, encoded by the exons ATGGCAGGATCTGTTATGCCATCCCTCGGTCGTATAAGGCTCACTGATCTCATAGCCTCGGAGGGGCTTCCATCGGATTCTTACAAGATTTCTGTTTCGACCCTCACGCAATCCCTTGCTCAGTATTCAGCCGCAATCATTCAGTTGCCGCCTGCTGATGGTGCTCTTTTGAGGTCTGGTCTTGAATCGGCTCGTCTCTTTTTCCATCAGCGTCCGTACCCTCCTGCCGATATGGTTCATTCGAATGACTCCCGTGAGTGGTGCAAGACCTCCGGTTATTATGCAGATCCTCAGCTGTGGCAAGAAACATATGACTATAGGCCTGGTCTTACTCCGTCAGAGCCCGATGCTGGAATGGAGATTCCTCCTGCCGGTTTGCCTGACATATTTGCAGTGCTTGGCAAAGCTGCACGAGATATCTTGGATGCTATCAGCTTTTCTCTGAATTTACGTAGCTTTTCATTTGCTGAAGTGCTTGATAATATACCTTTAAGAACTAGGGAAATCTCTTCATCAGTTCTTTCAGTGTGCTGTCACTCGAGACCATCTTTCCAAGGAGCACATCACCATAATCTGACAGCACAGGAAGATGGGCAGTTGGTTATGTTCCCAGACCAAGAGAATCAGGTTGATAAGAGTTTGATTACTCTCGTCAAGTCAGATAGGGCAGGGTTGCATATAAAGGACTTCCAAGGGCGTTGGATACTGGTGGATGCGGATCTTGGCCCCCAAGATGCAATTGTCTACCCTGGACTTGCACTTTACCAGGCGACTGCTGGTTATGTCACCCCAGCCCAGCCCAGGACAGAGACAGGCAATTTGCAAGGTAACATGTTTGGTCGATGTTCTCTGGTGTTTAAGCTCATGGCGAGGTCCATGGCGAGTCTGAGCTGTTCAGAGATGAGAGCAGCTGGCCATGGCGTTGAAGCTCAGTTCCAGATTCCCATACCAGTGGATGATTTTATGCAGAGGCCACACTCTACTGATCAACTCTTCACTAAGCACAACTTCCCTAGTTATACGCTTCAAGCAGCCCAAGATG CATCTTTGAAACctctgatgaagaggaggaagaactatGCTAGATGCAAGCCGCTGCCCCCGTCGAAGAGACTTCGTCTCGAAGCGCAGAGAGTCCTGAAGGAGAGGGTTCAGGAAATTGCAGACAAGAAGGGCATCAAGCTGAGATTCTGTAATCTCAAGGAATGTGAGGGCCACATACAGTCGCTGGACAGCCCATGTGGGAATATAAGAATGGAGATAGGATGGCCACCTGGGGTTCCCTTTGTTCATCCTCATGACCTTCCCAACAAGGCAAAACTTGGCTTTCTCGAAGCTTACGAGCCTGGTTGGACGGCCTCTCAGCAAGATATGGAGTTAAGTCTTATCGAACCTGGACAG GAATCAATCTCCATAACTTTTGATATTTGGCCATCCTCTGTCAGCTTGTGA
- the LOC120104035 gene encoding uncharacterized protein LOC120104035 isoform X8, producing MAGSVMPSLGRIRLTDLIASEGLPSDSYKISVSTLTQSLAQYSAAIIQLPPADGALLRSGLESARLFFHQRPYPPADMVHSNDSREWCKTSGYYADPQLWQETYDYRPGLTPSEPDAGMEIPPAGLPDIFAVLGKAARDILDAISFSLNLRSFSFAEVLDNIPLRTREISSSVLSVCCHSRPSFQGAHHHNLTAQEDGQLVMFPDQENQVDKSLITLVKSDRAGLHIKDFQGRWILVDADLGPQDAIVYPGLALYQATAGYVTPAQPRTETGNLQGNMFGRCSLVFKLMARSMASLSCSEMRAAGHGVEAQFQIPIPVDDFMQRPHSTDQLFTKHNFPSYTLQAAQDASLKPLMKRRKNYARCKPLPPSKRLRLEAQRVLKERVQEIADKKGIKLRFCNLKECEGHIQSLDSPCGNIRMEIGWPPGVPFVHPHDLPNKAKLGFLEAYEPGWTASQQDMELSLIEPGQASQQLVN from the exons ATGGCAGGATCTGTTATGCCATCCCTCGGTCGTATAAGGCTCACTGATCTCATAGCCTCGGAGGGGCTTCCATCGGATTCTTACAAGATTTCTGTTTCGACCCTCACGCAATCCCTTGCTCAGTATTCAGCCGCAATCATTCAGTTGCCGCCTGCTGATGGTGCTCTTTTGAGGTCTGGTCTTGAATCGGCTCGTCTCTTTTTCCATCAGCGTCCGTACCCTCCTGCCGATATGGTTCATTCGAATGACTCCCGTGAGTGGTGCAAGACCTCCGGTTATTATGCAGATCCTCAGCTGTGGCAAGAAACATATGACTATAGGCCTGGTCTTACTCCGTCAGAGCCCGATGCTGGAATGGAGATTCCTCCTGCCGGTTTGCCTGACATATTTGCAGTGCTTGGCAAAGCTGCACGAGATATCTTGGATGCTATCAGCTTTTCTCTGAATTTACGTAGCTTTTCATTTGCTGAAGTGCTTGATAATATACCTTTAAGAACTAGGGAAATCTCTTCATCAGTTCTTTCAGTGTGCTGTCACTCGAGACCATCTTTCCAAGGAGCACATCACCATAATCTGACAGCACAGGAAGATGGGCAGTTGGTTATGTTCCCAGACCAAGAGAATCAGGTTGATAAGAGTTTGATTACTCTCGTCAAGTCAGATAGGGCAGGGTTGCATATAAAGGACTTCCAAGGGCGTTGGATACTGGTGGATGCGGATCTTGGCCCCCAAGATGCAATTGTCTACCCTGGACTTGCACTTTACCAGGCGACTGCTGGTTATGTCACCCCAGCCCAGCCCAGGACAGAGACAGGCAATTTGCAAGGTAACATGTTTGGTCGATGTTCTCTGGTGTTTAAGCTCATGGCGAGGTCCATGGCGAGTCTGAGCTGTTCAGAGATGAGAGCAGCTGGCCATGGCGTTGAAGCTCAGTTCCAGATTCCCATACCAGTGGATGATTTTATGCAGAGGCCACACTCTACTGATCAACTCTTCACTAAGCACAACTTCCCTAGTTATACGCTTCAAGCAGCCCAAGATG CATCTTTGAAACctctgatgaagaggaggaagaactatGCTAGATGCAAGCCGCTGCCCCCGTCGAAGAGACTTCGTCTCGAAGCGCAGAGAGTCCTGAAGGAGAGGGTTCAGGAAATTGCAGACAAGAAGGGCATCAAGCTGAGATTCTGTAATCTCAAGGAATGTGAGGGCCACATACAGTCGCTGGACAGCCCATGTGGGAATATAAGAATGGAGATAGGATGGCCACCTGGGGTTCCCTTTGTTCATCCTCATGACCTTCCCAACAAGGCAAAACTTGGCTTTCTCGAAGCTTACGAGCCTGGTTGGACGGCCTCTCAGCAAGATATGGAGTTAAGTCTTATCGAACCTGGACAGGCCAGTCAACAGTTGGTCAACT GA